The Heyndrickxia vini genome contains a region encoding:
- the topA gene encoding type I DNA topoisomerase yields MSEYLVIVESPAKAKTIERYLGKKYKVKASMGHIRDLPRSQMGVDTEHNFEPKYITIRGKGPVLKELKTAAKKAKKVYLAADPDREGEAIAWHLAHSLDVDIHSDCRVVFNEITKDAIKESFKHPRPINTDLVDAQQARRILDRLVGYNISPLLWKKVKKGLSAGRVQSVAVRLIIDRENEIKNFIPEEYWTIVADFKKGKDTFQGSFYGINGKKVELKSEKEVKSILSQIKGKDFEITSVSKKERKRNPAPPFTTSSLQQEAARKLNFRAKKTMMLAQQLYEGIDLGKEGTVGLITYMRTDSTRISEVAQEEAANFIQQQYGKEYIRTEQRKEKKSSNTQDAHEAIRPTSTMREPSVLKEFLSRDQLRLYKLIWERFVASQMAQAIMDTMSVDLNNGEIVFRANGSKLKFSGFMKVYVEGTDDQSEEKEKFLPQMVEGDIVKSDLVDPKQHFTQPPPRYTEARLVKTLEELGIGRPSTYAPTLDTIQKRGYVALDNKRFIPTELGEIVLELIMEFFPEILDVEFTAKMEHNLDEIEEGKIEWVKIIDDFYKGFYENLVKAESEMEKVEIKDEEAGEDCELCGNPMVFKMGRYGKFMACSNFPDCRNTKPIVKEIGVKCPKCNEGNIIERKSKKKRIFYGCDRYPECDFLSWDKPIERKCPKCEQLLVEKKLKKGVQVQCTNCDYKEKTVE; encoded by the coding sequence ATGTCAGAGTACTTAGTAATCGTGGAATCGCCGGCAAAGGCGAAAACCATTGAACGATATTTAGGAAAGAAATATAAAGTAAAAGCATCGATGGGACATATTAGGGATTTACCTAGAAGTCAAATGGGTGTTGACACTGAACATAACTTTGAACCGAAATATATAACCATTCGAGGAAAAGGACCTGTTTTAAAGGAACTGAAGACTGCAGCAAAAAAAGCTAAGAAAGTATACTTGGCGGCTGACCCTGATCGCGAAGGGGAAGCTATTGCATGGCATTTGGCACATAGTTTAGATGTAGATATCCATTCTGATTGCCGAGTTGTTTTTAATGAAATTACAAAAGATGCCATTAAAGAATCATTTAAACATCCGCGTCCAATCAATACGGATTTAGTTGATGCACAACAAGCACGACGAATTTTGGATCGCTTAGTTGGATATAACATCAGTCCATTATTGTGGAAAAAGGTAAAAAAAGGATTAAGTGCAGGTCGGGTACAATCAGTAGCAGTTCGGTTAATCATTGATCGTGAAAATGAAATTAAAAATTTTATACCTGAAGAATATTGGACAATCGTTGCCGATTTTAAAAAAGGAAAAGATACATTCCAAGGTTCCTTTTACGGTATAAATGGGAAAAAAGTGGAGCTTAAGTCGGAGAAGGAAGTTAAATCTATTCTTTCCCAAATTAAAGGGAAAGATTTCGAAATTACTTCTGTATCAAAAAAGGAAAGAAAGCGTAATCCTGCTCCGCCATTTACCACTTCTTCACTTCAACAAGAAGCAGCCAGAAAGCTAAATTTCAGAGCAAAAAAGACGATGATGTTAGCACAACAGCTATATGAAGGAATCGATTTAGGAAAAGAAGGAACGGTTGGTCTAATTACTTATATGAGAACAGATTCTACTCGTATATCTGAGGTTGCACAAGAAGAAGCTGCAAATTTTATTCAACAGCAATATGGAAAAGAATATATTCGCACAGAGCAGCGAAAGGAAAAGAAATCATCTAATACTCAAGATGCGCATGAGGCCATCCGTCCGACAAGTACGATGAGAGAACCGAGTGTACTTAAAGAATTTTTAAGCCGTGATCAATTAAGATTATATAAATTAATTTGGGAACGTTTTGTCGCTAGTCAAATGGCTCAAGCGATTATGGATACGATGAGTGTTGATTTAAATAATGGTGAGATTGTTTTTAGAGCAAATGGATCCAAATTGAAATTTTCTGGTTTTATGAAAGTGTATGTCGAAGGAACAGACGACCAATCCGAAGAAAAGGAAAAATTTCTCCCTCAAATGGTGGAAGGAGATATAGTAAAATCAGACTTGGTTGATCCGAAACAACACTTTACACAGCCACCTCCTAGATATACGGAGGCACGTTTAGTAAAAACGCTTGAGGAACTAGGTATTGGACGACCATCTACATATGCTCCTACATTAGATACGATTCAAAAAAGAGGATATGTAGCCCTTGATAATAAAAGATTTATCCCTACTGAACTTGGCGAAATTGTTTTAGAGCTAATAATGGAATTCTTTCCTGAAATTTTAGATGTGGAATTTACAGCAAAAATGGAACATAATCTCGATGAAATTGAGGAAGGAAAAATCGAGTGGGTAAAAATAATTGATGATTTTTATAAAGGTTTTTATGAAAATCTAGTGAAGGCCGAATCAGAAATGGAGAAAGTTGAAATTAAGGATGAGGAAGCCGGCGAAGATTGTGAATTATGCGGAAACCCAATGGTGTTCAAAATGGGACGATACGGAAAATTCATGGCATGCAGTAATTTTCCGGACTGTAGAAATACGAAACCAATCGTAAAGGAAATTGGGGTTAAATGTCCGAAATGTAATGAAGGAAATATAATTGAAAGAAAAAGTAAAAAGAAAAGAATCTTTTATGGATGTGATCGTTATCCAGAATGTGATTTCTTATCATGGGATAAGCCAATCGAAAGAAAATGTCCGAAATGTGAACAGCTTTTAGTTGAAAAGAAACTAAAAAAAGGTGTCCAAGTACAATGTACGAATTGTGATTATAAAGAAAAGACTGTGGAATAA
- the dprA gene encoding DNA-processing protein DprA: MEEFNKKLIHLHYCRGIGSQAIIAILKSDPSLKNIYRLSDPTLKNLTQLSSEAFSKFYNDLHHLYPDKILTTLMNHNIHPITIFDKEYPFRLKQVYNPPIVLYTIGNASLLNQPSLAIVGSRKGNGYARKVIEELLPGLINRGVIITSGLAKGVDTIAHQTTIQFGGKTIGVLGNGFFHVYPQENKQLAENMKKEHLLISEYPPHTKPQKWHFPMRNRIINGLSIGTLIIQAEERSGSLITAEYALQEGREVFAIPGNMFDPLSKGTNMLIQQGAKLVLKSEDIITELNL; encoded by the coding sequence ATGGAAGAATTTAATAAAAAATTGATACATCTTCATTATTGCAGGGGAATAGGATCGCAAGCAATAATAGCAATTCTTAAATCGGATCCAAGTCTAAAAAATATATATCGCTTATCGGATCCCACATTAAAAAACCTCACACAGCTTTCATCAGAAGCCTTCTCCAAGTTTTATAACGATCTTCACCATTTATATCCCGACAAAATTTTAACCACTCTTATGAACCATAACATTCATCCAATAACTATTTTTGATAAAGAATATCCATTTAGATTAAAGCAGGTTTATAACCCTCCTATCGTTTTATACACAATAGGTAATGCCTCCCTTCTAAACCAACCTTCCCTTGCAATTGTAGGTTCACGAAAAGGAAATGGATATGCTAGAAAAGTGATAGAAGAGCTGCTCCCTGGTCTAATTAATAGAGGGGTGATTATTACCAGTGGTCTAGCAAAAGGGGTAGATACAATTGCACATCAAACCACCATCCAATTTGGCGGAAAAACAATTGGTGTATTAGGAAATGGATTTTTTCATGTTTACCCGCAGGAAAATAAACAATTAGCAGAGAATATGAAAAAAGAGCATCTTCTTATTTCAGAGTATCCTCCACATACAAAACCTCAAAAATGGCATTTCCCAATGAGAAATCGAATCATAAATGGATTGTCGATTGGAACATTAATTATTCAAGCGGAGGAAAGAAGTGGATCATTAATTACTGCGGAATATGCATTACAGGAAGGCAGAGAAGTATTCGCAATACCGGGTAATATGTTTGACCCACTTTCAAAAGGAACAAATATGCTAATACAGCAGGGAGCAAAATTGGTACTAAAAAGTGAAGATATTATCACTGAACTTAACCTATAG
- the sucD gene encoding succinate--CoA ligase subunit alpha, producing MSVFVNKDTKVIVQGITGKTALFHTKQMLEYGTKIVGGTSPGKGGTEVEGVPVFNTVEEAVKATGANASVIYVPAPFAADAILEAVDAELDLTICITEHIPVLDMVKVKRYMEGKKTRLVGPNCPGVITPEECKIGIMPGYIHTKGHVGVVSRSGTLTYEAVHQLSQAGIGQTTAVGIGGDPVNGTDFIDVLKAFNEDPETEAVIMIGEIGGTAEEEAANWVKANMTKPVVGFIGGVTAPPGKRMGHAGAIISGGKGTAAEKIRVMNECGIKVAATPSVMGETLIEVLKERGLYEKCKTH from the coding sequence ATGAGCGTTTTTGTTAATAAAGATACAAAAGTAATCGTTCAAGGTATTACTGGTAAAACAGCTCTTTTCCATACAAAACAAATGCTAGAATATGGTACCAAAATCGTTGGTGGAACATCACCAGGTAAAGGCGGAACAGAAGTTGAAGGTGTACCAGTATTTAATACAGTTGAAGAAGCTGTAAAAGCTACTGGTGCTAATGCTTCTGTTATCTATGTTCCAGCTCCTTTTGCTGCTGATGCAATTTTGGAAGCTGTTGACGCGGAATTAGACTTAACAATCTGTATCACTGAACATATTCCAGTATTAGATATGGTAAAAGTTAAACGTTATATGGAAGGCAAAAAGACTCGTTTAGTAGGTCCTAACTGTCCTGGTGTTATCACTCCAGAAGAATGTAAAATCGGTATAATGCCTGGATACATTCATACAAAAGGACATGTTGGTGTTGTATCACGTTCTGGTACATTAACTTATGAAGCAGTTCATCAATTATCACAAGCGGGTATTGGACAAACAACAGCTGTAGGTATCGGTGGAGATCCTGTTAATGGAACTGATTTTATTGATGTATTAAAAGCATTCAATGAAGATCCAGAAACAGAAGCTGTAATTATGATTGGTGAAATCGGTGGTACTGCTGAAGAAGAAGCTGCTAACTGGGTGAAAGCTAATATGACAAAACCAGTTGTTGGATTTATCGGCGGTGTAACAGCACCTCCTGGAAAACGTATGGGACATGCTGGTGCGATTATTTCCGGTGGGAAAGGTACAGCTGCAGAAAAAATCCGTGTCATGAATGAATGCGGTATTAAAGTTGCAGCAACACCATCAGTAATGGGTGAAACATTAATTGAAGTTCTTAAAGAAAGAGGACTTTACGAAAAGTGTAAAACACATTAA
- the sucC gene encoding ADP-forming succinate--CoA ligase subunit beta — MNIHEYQGKEILRKYGVAVPNGKVAFTVEEAVEAAKELGTTVCVVKAQIHAGGRGKAGGVKVAKNLDEVRTYANEILGKTLVTHQTGPEGKEVKRLLIEEGCDIQKEYYVGLVLDRATSRVVLMASEEGGTEIEEVAEKTPEKIFKETIDPVVGLTAFQARRIAFNINIPANLVNKAVKFMMGLYTAFVEKDCSIAEINPLVVTGDGNVMALDAKLNFDSNALYRQKDVLEYRDLEEEDPKEIEASKYDLSYIALDGKIGCMVNGAGLAMATMDIIKHYGGDPANFLDVGGGATAEKVTEAFKIILSDENVKGIFVNIFGGIMKCDIIAEGVVEATKQVGLELPLVVRLEGTNVDLGKKILNESGLNIVAAESMADGAQKIVELVGTTR, encoded by the coding sequence ATGAATATCCATGAGTATCAAGGTAAAGAAATCCTCAGAAAATACGGGGTAGCGGTACCAAATGGTAAAGTTGCGTTCACAGTTGAAGAAGCAGTGGAAGCAGCAAAGGAATTAGGTACTACTGTATGTGTCGTTAAAGCACAAATTCATGCTGGTGGTCGTGGTAAAGCCGGTGGTGTTAAAGTTGCTAAGAATTTGGATGAAGTACGTACATATGCAAACGAAATCTTAGGAAAAACATTAGTAACTCACCAAACTGGTCCAGAAGGAAAAGAAGTAAAGCGCCTTCTAATTGAAGAAGGTTGTGATATTCAAAAAGAATATTATGTAGGTCTTGTTTTAGACCGTGCTACTTCACGTGTTGTATTAATGGCATCCGAAGAAGGCGGTACTGAAATTGAAGAGGTTGCTGAAAAAACACCTGAAAAAATCTTCAAAGAAACAATTGATCCAGTTGTTGGTTTGACTGCATTCCAAGCTCGCAGAATTGCATTCAATATTAATATTCCAGCTAATCTTGTAAATAAAGCGGTTAAATTCATGATGGGATTATATACTGCATTTGTTGAAAAAGATTGTTCTATTGCTGAAATTAACCCACTTGTAGTAACTGGTGACGGTAATGTTATGGCATTAGATGCTAAATTAAACTTTGACTCTAATGCACTATATCGCCAAAAAGACGTATTGGAATATCGCGATCTTGAAGAAGAAGATCCAAAAGAAATTGAAGCTTCTAAATATGATTTAAGCTACATTGCATTAGACGGAAAAATCGGTTGTATGGTAAACGGTGCGGGTCTTGCAATGGCTACTATGGACATCATTAAACATTATGGCGGCGATCCGGCTAACTTCTTGGATGTTGGGGGCGGTGCAACTGCTGAGAAAGTTACTGAAGCATTTAAAATCATTTTATCTGATGAAAATGTTAAAGGTATCTTCGTAAATATTTTCGGTGGAATTATGAAGTGCGATATTATTGCTGAAGGTGTTGTAGAAGCAACGAAACAAGTTGGTTTAGAATTGCCTTTAGTTGTTCGTTTAGAAGGAACAAATGTTGATTTAGGTAAGAAAATTCTTAATGAATCAGGATTAAATATTGTAGCAGCTGAATCTATGGCAGACGGTGCACAAAAAATTGTTGAATTAGTAGGCACAACAAGATAA
- a CDS encoding EscU/YscU/HrcU family type III secretion system export apparatus switch protein, with translation MSETNKRQQAIALKYQSDVQDAPKVIAKGKGLTAENIIEVAKEKNIPIQEDHNLVELLGQLELNETIPEELYEAVAEVFAFIYRLDRNIAN, from the coding sequence ATGAGTGAAACGAATAAAAGACAACAAGCAATTGCTTTAAAATATCAATCTGATGTCCAGGATGCACCTAAAGTTATCGCAAAAGGTAAAGGCTTAACAGCTGAAAATATTATAGAGGTCGCAAAAGAAAAAAACATCCCAATCCAGGAAGATCATAATTTAGTAGAATTACTTGGACAACTGGAATTAAATGAAACGATTCCTGAAGAATTATATGAGGCAGTTGCAGAAGTTTTTGCATTTATTTATCGTTTAGATCGAAATATTGCAAACTAG
- a CDS encoding terpene cyclase/mutase family protein, giving the protein MRQNVVRQRDKIIERLLSDQSHDGSWEYPFETGVLTDCYMIILLRTLEENDESLIQSLVNRIIKEQYNDGTWKLFVDEGKGNLSLTITAYYALLLSGYVDKNSSNLIKAKEFIIINGGLQKANMFTLALLSLTGQIEWDSPFPIPVEAVLLPEKFPINFFDISVFGRANLAPLLIIADYKLVVKPVNSPILADLKIRKTNDKNKFTDETRSIFDFIEQGIEQIVELKEDVHEKALEYLEQYLNDHIEPDGTLYSYFSGTFYMIFAFIARGKNKNDSKIIKAIDGLKSMICTINGDKHCQYTTANVWNTALISSALQFAGIPHTEVNIRQANNYLLEKQHVKLGDWALHNPNIFPGGWGFSNVNTINPDIDDTIAALRALHQLVIEEPYYYNVWDRGIHWVLSMQNDDGGWAAFEKNVDNPLLNLLPYGEGLLLDASSVDLTGRTLEFLGNYTSINKDDVQIKKAIKWLIHHQEDDGSWNCRWGIYYIYGTWTAIQGLMAVGMRSNHPSIIRAKKWIEGIQNVDGGWGESCNSDKIKRYIPLGVSTLTHTAWALESLITIADEVTPSIQKGINFLINHADIKDWRVSYPKGQGMGGEFYIHYHSYEYIWPLFTLVKYLKKYKE; this is encoded by the coding sequence ATGAGGCAGAATGTAGTAAGACAAAGGGATAAAATAATAGAGCGTTTGCTTTCTGATCAATCTCATGATGGTTCTTGGGAATACCCTTTTGAAACAGGGGTATTAACAGATTGCTATATGATTATATTATTAAGAACTTTAGAGGAAAATGATGAAAGTTTAATTCAAAGCCTAGTTAATCGTATTATAAAGGAACAGTACAATGATGGGACTTGGAAGTTATTTGTTGATGAAGGAAAAGGAAATTTATCCTTAACCATTACAGCTTACTATGCATTGCTGTTATCAGGTTATGTAGATAAGAATTCTTCTAATCTTATAAAAGCAAAAGAATTTATTATTATAAATGGTGGACTACAAAAAGCAAATATGTTCACACTTGCTTTATTATCGTTAACTGGTCAAATTGAGTGGGATTCGCCTTTTCCGATTCCAGTAGAAGCAGTCCTCCTTCCTGAAAAGTTTCCAATTAATTTTTTTGATATATCTGTTTTTGGCAGAGCAAATTTAGCTCCTTTACTCATTATTGCAGACTATAAATTAGTTGTGAAACCGGTAAATTCCCCAATTCTAGCTGATCTCAAGATAAGGAAAACAAACGATAAAAACAAGTTTACCGATGAAACGAGATCGATTTTTGATTTCATAGAACAGGGAATTGAACAAATTGTGGAATTAAAGGAAGATGTTCATGAAAAAGCATTGGAATATTTGGAGCAATATTTAAATGACCATATCGAGCCGGATGGCACACTTTATAGCTATTTCAGTGGAACTTTCTATATGATTTTCGCATTCATTGCCCGGGGAAAGAATAAAAATGATTCAAAAATTATTAAAGCCATCGATGGTCTGAAATCTATGATTTGCACGATTAATGGGGATAAGCATTGTCAGTATACGACAGCCAATGTTTGGAATACTGCATTAATTTCGTCGGCTCTCCAATTTGCCGGAATTCCCCATACAGAGGTAAACATTCGTCAAGCTAATAATTATTTATTAGAAAAACAACATGTAAAACTAGGGGATTGGGCGTTGCATAATCCAAATATATTCCCTGGTGGTTGGGGATTTTCAAATGTTAACACAATAAATCCAGATATAGATGATACAATTGCAGCTTTGCGTGCGTTGCATCAACTAGTAATTGAAGAGCCATATTATTATAACGTGTGGGACCGTGGAATTCACTGGGTATTATCCATGCAAAATGATGATGGTGGATGGGCAGCTTTCGAAAAAAACGTTGATAATCCATTACTGAATTTATTGCCTTATGGAGAAGGTTTGTTGTTGGATGCATCATCCGTAGATTTAACGGGCAGAACCTTAGAGTTTCTGGGTAATTACACAAGTATTAATAAAGATGATGTACAGATTAAAAAAGCAATTAAATGGCTCATACATCACCAAGAAGATGATGGCAGTTGGAATTGCCGTTGGGGAATTTATTATATATATGGTACTTGGACAGCGATCCAAGGATTAATGGCAGTTGGGATGAGATCCAACCATCCATCAATCATTCGTGCCAAAAAATGGATTGAGGGCATCCAAAATGTCGATGGGGGTTGGGGTGAGTCATGCAATAGTGATAAAATAAAAAGATATATCCCGTTAGGTGTAAGCACACTAACACATACGGCATGGGCACTTGAATCTTTAATAACTATAGCGGACGAAGTTACTCCATCGATACAAAAAGGAATTAACTTTTTAATCAATCATGCCGATATTAAAGATTGGAGGGTTTCCTATCCAAAAGGTCAAGGAATGGGTGGGGAATTTTATATTCATTATCATAGCTACGAATATATTTGGCCACTGTTCACTCTTGTAAAATATTTAAAAAAATATAAAGAGTAG
- a CDS encoding iron-containing alcohol dehydrogenase: MDNFTYWNPTKLIFGKGQLEQLKVEVPQYGKKVLLVYGGGSIKKNGLYDQVVRNLEEIGSQVFELSGVEPNPRISTVRKGVDLCKKEQIDFLLAVGGGSVIDCTKAIAAGAKYDGDAWDLVTKKSFAKDALPFGTVLTIAATGSEMNAGSVITNWETNEKYGWGSSVTYPKFSILDPVNTMTVPKDQTVYGMVDMMSHVFEHYFHLTENTLMQDRMCESLLLTVMETAPKLINDLENYEYRSTILYTGTMALNGMLSMGYRGDWASHNIEHAVSAVYDIPHGGGLAILFPNWMKHNLKVKPARFKQLAVRVFGVNPDGKTDEEAGLEGIEKLREFWNSIGAPSRLGDYNIDENKLDVMADKAMANGEFGNFKKLNREDVLEIYRQSL, from the coding sequence ATGGATAATTTTACATATTGGAACCCAACTAAATTAATATTTGGTAAGGGACAACTTGAACAATTGAAAGTAGAAGTTCCACAATACGGAAAAAAGGTGCTGCTTGTTTATGGTGGAGGCAGTATTAAGAAAAATGGTTTGTATGACCAAGTGGTAAGAAATTTAGAAGAAATCGGCTCACAGGTATTCGAATTATCTGGAGTTGAGCCGAATCCGCGAATCTCAACGGTAAGGAAAGGCGTAGATTTATGTAAAAAAGAGCAAATTGATTTCCTCCTCGCTGTTGGTGGTGGAAGTGTCATTGACTGTACAAAAGCAATTGCTGCAGGTGCAAAGTATGATGGGGATGCATGGGATCTCGTAACGAAGAAATCTTTTGCAAAAGATGCCCTTCCTTTTGGTACAGTATTAACAATTGCAGCTACCGGCTCCGAAATGAATGCAGGTTCGGTTATTACCAATTGGGAAACGAATGAAAAGTATGGCTGGGGTAGTTCGGTTACATATCCTAAATTTTCAATTCTTGATCCAGTAAACACAATGACTGTTCCAAAGGATCAAACAGTTTACGGCATGGTCGATATGATGTCACATGTGTTCGAACATTATTTTCATCTAACCGAAAACACACTTATGCAAGATCGGATGTGTGAATCTCTATTACTGACTGTCATGGAAACTGCTCCTAAATTAATTAATGACCTAGAAAATTATGAATACAGATCAACAATTTTATATACAGGCACGATGGCATTAAACGGAATGCTTTCAATGGGCTATCGCGGGGATTGGGCTTCACATAATATTGAACATGCCGTTTCAGCTGTATACGATATACCCCATGGTGGCGGATTAGCCATCCTGTTTCCAAATTGGATGAAACATAACTTAAAAGTTAAGCCTGCCCGTTTTAAACAGCTTGCTGTTCGGGTATTTGGCGTGAATCCTGATGGTAAAACCGACGAAGAAGCTGGTTTAGAAGGTATTGAAAAACTGAGGGAATTCTGGAATAGCATTGGAGCACCATCTCGATTAGGTGATTATAATATCGATGAAAATAAATTAGATGTTATGGCCGATAAAGCAATGGCTAATGGTGAATTTGGTAATTTCAAAAAGCTAAATCGTGAAGATGTTTTAGAAATCTATCGTCAATCATTATAA
- a CDS encoding PTS fructose transporter subunit IIABC, producing the protein MKITELLTLETIKLGIESTSKKEVVNELVNVLYHAGKLNDKDKYEKAVLAREEQSTTGIGDGIAIPHAKTDAVKSPAIAFGRSTAGVDYESFDGQPSHLFFMIAASEGANNTHLEALSKLSSLLMKDAVRNKLMGASSPEEIIAVFNEFDVEEETVETSIEKNMVLAVTACPTGIAHTYMAADSLKEKAKELGIPFKVETNGSGGAKNVLTQEEINQASAIIIAADKQVEMERFKGKYIIEVPVADGIRKPKELLERAVKQDGTIYNGSGEKKKDNSDHKGRSGFYKHLMNGVSNMLPFVVGGGILIAISFMFGIHSADPKDETYNRFAEALNTIGGGNAFGLMIPVLAGFIAMSIADRPGLAPGMVGGFMAAQGGAGFLGGLIAGFLAGYVVVLLKKIFSKLPDALEGIKPVLLYPLFGIFITGIIMFFVINKPCSLFNEYLTDLLNNLGTGNLVLLGIILGGMMSVDMGGPINKAAFTFGIAMIDAGNYAPHAAVMAGGMVPPLGMAIATTLFRNKFTKREREAGITCYIMGASFITEGAIPFAASDPARVIPSAVVGSAIAGGLAMLFGIGLRAPHGGIFVIPLVDGNPLLYVLAILIGSVVTALLVGILKKRVSE; encoded by the coding sequence ATGAAAATTACTGAACTGCTTACATTAGAAACCATTAAATTGGGGATTGAATCAACATCAAAAAAAGAAGTCGTAAATGAACTGGTAAATGTCCTTTATCATGCTGGAAAATTAAATGATAAGGATAAATATGAAAAAGCTGTTTTAGCGCGAGAAGAGCAAAGTACGACTGGTATTGGGGACGGGATTGCCATCCCACATGCAAAAACAGATGCGGTAAAGTCACCAGCCATCGCATTTGGTAGATCGACAGCAGGTGTGGATTATGAATCGTTTGATGGACAACCAAGTCATTTGTTCTTTATGATAGCTGCTAGTGAAGGGGCTAATAATACACATTTAGAGGCGCTATCAAAACTTTCTTCGTTATTAATGAAAGATGCGGTTAGAAATAAATTAATGGGTGCATCTTCTCCTGAAGAGATAATAGCTGTATTTAATGAATTTGATGTAGAGGAAGAAACAGTAGAAACATCGATTGAAAAAAATATGGTACTTGCTGTTACAGCCTGTCCAACTGGTATTGCTCACACATATATGGCTGCCGATTCGTTAAAAGAGAAGGCAAAAGAATTAGGGATTCCATTTAAGGTTGAAACAAATGGTTCTGGTGGGGCAAAAAATGTATTAACACAGGAAGAAATTAATCAAGCTTCCGCAATCATTATCGCTGCGGATAAGCAAGTAGAAATGGAACGTTTTAAAGGCAAGTATATTATTGAAGTTCCAGTTGCTGATGGAATTCGTAAACCGAAAGAGCTACTAGAGAGAGCAGTTAAACAAGATGGGACTATTTATAACGGTTCTGGTGAAAAGAAAAAGGATAATAGTGACCATAAGGGAAGAAGCGGCTTTTATAAACATCTCATGAATGGTGTATCAAATATGTTGCCCTTTGTTGTTGGTGGAGGAATTTTAATTGCGATCTCCTTTATGTTTGGGATTCACTCGGCTGATCCGAAGGATGAGACATATAATCGATTTGCGGAAGCGCTTAATACAATTGGTGGCGGTAATGCATTTGGTTTAATGATTCCCGTCTTAGCTGGTTTTATTGCGATGAGTATTGCTGATCGTCCAGGTTTGGCACCAGGTATGGTTGGCGGGTTTATGGCTGCCCAAGGTGGAGCTGGATTTTTGGGTGGACTCATTGCAGGTTTTCTAGCAGGTTATGTTGTTGTATTACTGAAAAAAATATTCTCGAAATTACCAGATGCCCTTGAAGGAATTAAGCCAGTATTACTTTATCCGCTATTTGGAATATTTATTACAGGTATCATCATGTTCTTTGTTATTAATAAACCTTGCAGTCTGTTTAATGAATACTTAACCGATTTATTAAATAATTTAGGTACAGGAAATTTAGTATTACTTGGGATTATTCTTGGTGGGATGATGTCTGTTGATATGGGAGGGCCAATTAATAAGGCTGCCTTTACGTTTGGAATTGCAATGATTGACGCAGGAAATTATGCACCACATGCTGCTGTTATGGCAGGTGGAATGGTGCCACCGCTTGGTATGGCAATTGCTACAACTCTATTTCGTAATAAATTTACAAAAAGAGAGCGTGAAGCGGGGATTACTTGCTATATTATGGGTGCATCATTCATTACGGAAGGTGCCATCCCATTTGCAGCATCTGACCCGGCACGTGTGATTCCTTCAGCTGTAGTAGGATCTGCAATTGCGGGGGGATTAGCGATGTTATTTGGAATTGGACTTCGCGCACCGCACGGAGGAATATTTGTTATTCCTTTAGTTGATGGGAATCCTCTCTTGTATGTCCTAGCCATTTTAATTGGTTCAGTAGTTACAGCATTATTAGTAGGCATACTTAAGAAAAGAGTAAGTGAATAA